ACCGTGCGGGCTGGCGGCGCTGTCGATGACCTCCACCACGTACTGGGTTTCGTCGGACACGTTCCCCGACCCCCTGTAGACGCCCTTGACCTCGCGGACCATCACGATGTGGCCGGTGCTCCCGTCCACCGTGCCCTTGTAGTCGATGGCGATGAGATCACCGGGCTGGAGGTCGACCACCCTGCGGATCCTTTTGAAACGCGGGCCGGCCCCGCCGTTGAAGGCTTTGTGGTAGTCCTCGGCCTCCGGGCCTCTGTCGTCGAAGTGGGCGGAGAAGTAGGGGTCGGTGGCCCATGGGTAGGCGTACGCGAGGACGCGGGTCATGAACGAGGAGCAGCGGGCCCTGGCCACCCAGCCGGCCGGCTGCGAAGGCTGCCCCCAGACCGCCTCGGGCGCCCCACCGACCAGGTAGACGTTGTTCTCGCGGCCGATGCGCCCGCTCACCAGGGCGACCTCGTCGCCCGACAGCGCCCGCGCATAGGCCCGTACATCGGCGATGGACCCCTTGAAGCGGTTCACCGGAGCGCCGTCCAGCTTGGCCCGCCCGATGTTGAATCCCCGGGTCGCGGCCCAGGAGATCGCCGCGTCGGCACTGCTCTGCAGCACACCGTCGACGTACAAGTGGATCCTCGCGCCGTCCCACACCCCGGCGAGGTGTGTCCACACACCCGCCGTCGGGGGCTTCAACGCCACCGCCACCGACCTGACCGTCTGGTCTTCGTCACGGACCCTGAACGCCCAGGTATTGACGTCCAGAGCGTACTGGAGCAGGAAGCGGCTGCACTTGGCCCCGTCCTGGCTGACGGCGGTGTACCAGTTCCTGCCGTTCGTCCCGCCCGTGGGGCCGTCACCCGCCGCCGCGCCATCGGCGAGCCTGACCCACGCCGAAACCGTGAAGGGGGACGTGGTGTCGAGCACCGCCCCGGTGGCCGCGTACGCGTCGGACGTGCCGTCGAAACTCAGTTCACCCGCGACCCGCAGCGCGCTCCACCGCGCACCCGCGCCCGGTACGACGTCCCTCTCGTTCCCGGACCGATCCGCACCGTCGCCGCCGAGCGGCCAGTGACCGACCAGTCCGTCGGGCAGATACCCGGCGGCCAGCAGGCGCTGGTACCGCACCATCCGGTCCGCCTCGATCAGATGCGGAACGGCAACGGGGCCGAGCGGACCGGATACGGTCGGCGCCTCCGCCGCCACAGCCGTCCGCGCCCCCGCCGCCACCCCGGACAGCGCTCCCGCGCCGGCGACGAACGCCCCGCCCAGCAGACCGCGCCTGCTCACCATGATTCCGCCCCCGCACGCATACGCACGACTTCAGTCCAAATCAAATCGAAAATCGAAAACCACCTGATCTTAGACAGATGCGTCAACGAGGCCGCATCGAGGCGAGCCGCCCCCACACCACGAGCCGGTACTTCGACGTGTACTCGGGCGTGCACGTGGTCATGGTCAGATAGTGGCCGGGCTCGCCGTACCCGTACACGGGCTTCACACCACTTCTCGGGACGGCGGCGATCACTCCACCGTCCCCCGCGGACGTCTGCGGCAATCGCTGGTCGACCCGGTAGGTGAAGACGGCGTCACGCGTCTCGACCTCGACGGTGTCACCCGCCCGCAGTCGGTCGAGGCGCCGGAACGGCTCACCGTGTGTGTTGCGGTGCCCGGCGACGGCGAAGTTCCCGGGCTGCCCCGGCTGTGCGGTCCCGGCGTAGTGCCCGACATATCCCTTGTCGAGCACACCGCGCTTCGCCGTGCCTTCGGCCACCGGTGCGACCAGCCCCAGCCGGGGAATGCGCAGGATGGCGTACGCCTGCTCCCAGCGGGGCATCCGGCGGTGGGTCGAAGCCGTCCCGCCGCCCACCCCAGGAGAGCCGGCCGACTCCGCGCCGTCCCGGCCGTCCGCATCGCTCCGACCGCTCGCTCCGCTCACGGGTTCCCGCCCCGCTTCCCCCGGGCCGCTCCCGCCCCACTCCCGTTCCAGGACCCGCACCTGGCGCCGCGCGCCCTCGGCGGCCTGCCGGTTGGTCCACCAGAGCTGGTGCACGACAAGGAGCAGAACGACGACGCCCACGGTCACGGCGGTCTCGGCGGCCCCCCACAGCCCCCGGGCCAGCACAACCCGGCCGCCGCGGTGAGTCCGCCCACGCCGAGCGCCCACGGGTATCCGCACGGGCCGCACGATAGGGGCAGCACCACCAACCCACCAGGGCTGTGAAGGGGCCTACGGCGGCAGGGCTCCTCGGCAGTACGGTGTCGTACATGCGCCCCGACACGCCTGCCGACCACACCACCGAAGCCGAGCGTCTGCTGCGAACCGCGGAGCAGTACCCCGAGGACCGTGAA
This DNA window, taken from Streptomyces sp. SCSIO 30461, encodes the following:
- a CDS encoding LamG domain-containing protein: MVSRRGLLGGAFVAGAGALSGVAAGARTAVAAEAPTVSGPLGPVAVPHLIEADRMVRYQRLLAAGYLPDGLVGHWPLGGDGADRSGNERDVVPGAGARWSALRVAGELSFDGTSDAYAATGAVLDTTSPFTVSAWVRLADGAAAGDGPTGGTNGRNWYTAVSQDGAKCSRFLLQYALDVNTWAFRVRDEDQTVRSVAVALKPPTAGVWTHLAGVWDGARIHLYVDGVLQSSADAAISWAATRGFNIGRAKLDGAPVNRFKGSIADVRAYARALSGDEVALVSGRIGRENNVYLVGGAPEAVWGQPSQPAGWVARARCSSFMTRVLAYAYPWATDPYFSAHFDDRGPEAEDYHKAFNGGAGPRFKRIRRVVDLQPGDLIAIDYKGTVDGSTGHIVMVREVKGVYRGSGNVSDETQYVVEVIDSAASPHGVYGATDYAQFPDTRMVGTTGNLEGVGIGHMVFYARSATGAFSRYRFSVNSGPDKTYTVDQRSIVAARVV
- a CDS encoding class E sortase yields the protein MRIPVGARRGRTHRGGRVVLARGLWGAAETAVTVGVVVLLLVVHQLWWTNRQAAEGARRQVRVLEREWGGSGPGEAGREPVSGASGRSDADGRDGAESAGSPGVGGGTASTHRRMPRWEQAYAILRIPRLGLVAPVAEGTAKRGVLDKGYVGHYAGTAQPGQPGNFAVAGHRNTHGEPFRRLDRLRAGDTVEVETRDAVFTYRVDQRLPQTSAGDGGVIAAVPRSGVKPVYGYGEPGHYLTMTTCTPEYTSKYRLVVWGRLASMRPR